One Kineococcus radiotolerans SRS30216 = ATCC BAA-149 DNA window includes the following coding sequences:
- a CDS encoding type IV pilus modification PilV family protein: protein MLNAHRTTTPRSQETHMHAEEDLEAGFSLLETVIAMVIAGILALAVAGVLVNAMRLSTANADRTVAANIAAGEIEALRAQRAIDLTDGRSTKNATGADGTVYSVTTETALLQSSSDDSVCSASGNGRIAFKRLRVIVDWANRGTTQPVQIDTTKALGVGAGGLDARRGVIAIAVKGGSNQAVAGIPVNLNPSGLTVTTGADGCAVFPNLVTTSSYTASMSVPGYVGTAATQTVTTNPIGVFANQVTRLTVRYDRGGSIRLAADAPAGSAVPNNLTATVKYNSWPTKQLSACTGSNTPCLAGGVVSGLFPDSASTYSMWAGTCDLAAPVSPATADADFVDVDAVKDLDVPLGAAVVKVKNGADVVQPGATLYVRPAPANNGGCLGAESQYTFVTAATGVAVVALPPGPWQLSTRPDFSSPSAVTITARQTTAETVVRR, encoded by the coding sequence GTGCTGAACGCCCACCGCACCACGACGCCGCGATCCCAGGAGACGCACATGCACGCTGAAGAGGACCTCGAGGCCGGATTCTCCCTCTTGGAGACCGTCATCGCGATGGTCATCGCGGGCATCCTCGCTCTCGCGGTCGCCGGCGTCCTGGTGAACGCCATGCGGCTCAGCACGGCCAACGCGGACCGAACGGTAGCGGCCAACATCGCGGCCGGTGAGATCGAAGCGCTTCGTGCACAACGGGCGATCGACCTGACAGACGGTCGGAGCACCAAGAACGCCACCGGCGCGGACGGAACCGTCTACTCGGTGACGACCGAGACGGCACTCCTGCAGAGCAGCAGCGACGACTCGGTGTGCAGCGCTTCGGGCAACGGCCGCATCGCTTTCAAGCGGTTGCGCGTCATCGTCGACTGGGCTAATCGCGGAACGACGCAGCCGGTCCAGATCGACACCACCAAGGCCCTGGGGGTCGGTGCCGGCGGCTTGGACGCCCGGAGAGGGGTCATCGCCATCGCGGTCAAGGGCGGCAGCAACCAGGCAGTGGCCGGGATCCCCGTGAACCTCAACCCTTCGGGCTTGACGGTGACCACGGGGGCCGACGGGTGCGCGGTGTTCCCGAACCTGGTGACCACGTCCAGCTACACGGCGTCGATGTCCGTGCCCGGCTACGTCGGTACCGCAGCCACCCAGACCGTGACGACCAACCCCATCGGCGTCTTCGCCAACCAGGTCACCCGGCTCACCGTCCGGTACGACCGGGGCGGTTCGATCCGGCTCGCAGCAGATGCACCTGCCGGTTCAGCCGTGCCGAATAACCTCACCGCCACCGTGAAGTACAACAGCTGGCCCACCAAGCAGTTGTCCGCCTGCACCGGGAGCAACACGCCGTGCTTGGCCGGAGGGGTGGTCAGCGGACTCTTCCCGGATTCGGCGAGCACGTACTCGATGTGGGCCGGCACCTGTGATCTGGCCGCTCCGGTCTCCCCGGCCACAGCTGACGCGGACTTCGTCGATGTCGACGCGGTGAAGGACCTCGACGTTCCGCTCGGTGCAGCGGTCGTCAAGGTGAAGAACGGTGCTGACGTCGTCCAGCCCGGCGCCACGCTGTACGTGAGACCGGCACCGGCCAACAACGGCGGATGCCTGGGGGCGGAGTCTCAGTACACGTTCGTGACGGCGGCCACGGGCGTCGCGGTCGTGGCCCTCCCTCCCGGACCGTGGCAGCTCTCCACCAGACCGGACTTCAGTTCGCCGTCCGCGGTGACGATCACTGCACGACAGACGACGGCGGAGACGGTGGTGCGGAGATGA
- a CDS encoding PilW family protein produces MRVWQRRDAGITLVELLVGMSITGLVLAMLAAVTIGSMRSTSKVSSKNDVNNDARTAVSTMTQALRVAQPILLVDGGGNPVKINGRSVNQALEVATSASLTFYASMAASVPSPAIAADPPPTRVTYAYNTSRRCLAETTVPGTPAMNAANQRYYRFTAAPTTRCLAFGTVNVDGSALFSYSTLPEATASMTAQYASPTAVSAAGAGIAAAQLASVRQVNIHLVLSAVSGAASSTTGVNSSVTLVNTLAKGSR; encoded by the coding sequence ATGCGTGTGTGGCAGCGACGTGATGCCGGGATCACCTTGGTGGAGCTCCTGGTGGGGATGTCCATCACCGGTCTGGTGCTGGCGATGCTGGCTGCTGTGACGATCGGTTCGATGAGATCCACCTCCAAGGTGAGCAGCAAGAACGACGTCAACAACGACGCGCGAACCGCAGTCTCGACCATGACCCAGGCTCTGCGGGTCGCACAGCCGATCCTCCTGGTGGATGGCGGTGGTAATCCGGTCAAGATCAACGGGAGATCCGTGAACCAGGCGTTGGAGGTGGCCACCTCCGCGTCTCTGACCTTCTACGCCAGCATGGCTGCCAGCGTGCCGAGTCCCGCCATCGCCGCCGACCCCCCGCCGACACGTGTGACCTACGCGTACAACACCAGCCGCAGGTGCCTCGCGGAGACGACCGTTCCGGGTACCCCGGCGATGAACGCCGCCAACCAGCGCTACTACCGGTTCACCGCCGCACCCACCACCAGATGTCTCGCGTTCGGCACGGTCAACGTGGACGGTAGTGCCTTGTTCAGCTACTCGACTCTGCCCGAAGCGACGGCGAGCATGACGGCTCAGTACGCGTCGCCGACGGCCGTGTCCGCCGCGGGCGCTGGAATCGCCGCCGCACAACTGGCATCGGTTCGCCAGGTCAACATCCACCTGGTCCTCAGTGCTGTCAGCGGGGCAGCCAGCTCCACCACGGGTGTGAACTCGTCCGTCACCCTCGTCAACACCCTCGCCAAAGGAAGCCGCTGA
- a CDS encoding LGFP repeat-containing protein: MRHDISTTTRRRGVLRLAAAVGCASALVGAAAVPASARAEPTIVIVPGVPQAATPQPDGSVLYNRGGVKRTVKGAILGRYQELEAQEGRLGWPVTDEVALRGGAVSVFEHGNVYWTSASGAHVVEGPILGAYADGGWEHGWLGFPTSDADAVAGGVVQHFTGGLVYLQDGRTTARAVRGAILGRYAAAGWETGDLGFPTTSETALAGGAFTHFEHGSVYWSSATGAQVVSGSLRDGWARLGWEKGWLGYPSSEAIDLDRGGAVQRFQGGLVYRAPATDSSAGAVVALHGAVLNRFAADGWERGALGYPLIAEEQWDRGTVTSFENGVVASSAAGTYAVLSPEVLGAWKDRGWETGLLGWPTAEQQVRANGVRQTFTGGTVTYDDTTSTTIVDLLHR; encoded by the coding sequence TTGCGACACGACATCTCGACCACCACCCGGCGCCGCGGGGTGCTGCGCCTGGCCGCCGCCGTCGGCTGCGCCAGCGCTCTGGTGGGGGCTGCCGCCGTCCCCGCCTCAGCACGGGCGGAGCCGACGATCGTCATCGTCCCGGGTGTCCCGCAGGCAGCGACGCCGCAGCCCGACGGGAGCGTCCTGTACAACCGCGGCGGGGTGAAGCGCACCGTCAAGGGTGCGATCCTCGGCCGCTACCAGGAGCTGGAGGCCCAGGAGGGCCGACTCGGCTGGCCCGTCACCGACGAGGTGGCGCTGCGCGGCGGAGCGGTGTCCGTCTTCGAGCACGGCAACGTGTACTGGACCTCCGCGAGCGGGGCTCACGTGGTGGAGGGGCCGATCCTGGGCGCCTACGCGGACGGGGGCTGGGAACACGGTTGGCTGGGCTTCCCCACCTCTGACGCCGACGCCGTCGCCGGTGGCGTCGTGCAGCACTTCACCGGGGGCCTGGTCTACCTGCAGGACGGCCGCACCACGGCTCGTGCCGTGCGGGGAGCGATCCTGGGCCGATACGCGGCGGCGGGGTGGGAGACCGGGGACCTGGGCTTCCCGACCACCTCGGAGACGGCCCTGGCGGGCGGTGCGTTCACCCACTTCGAACACGGATCCGTCTACTGGTCGTCAGCGACCGGGGCGCAGGTCGTCTCCGGAAGCCTTAGGGACGGCTGGGCCCGGCTGGGCTGGGAGAAGGGTTGGCTCGGCTACCCCTCGAGCGAGGCGATCGATCTCGACCGGGGCGGGGCGGTGCAGCGGTTCCAGGGCGGCCTGGTGTACCGCGCGCCCGCCACCGACTCCTCGGCGGGAGCGGTCGTCGCGTTGCACGGCGCCGTGCTGAACCGCTTCGCGGCCGACGGGTGGGAGCGCGGAGCGCTGGGGTACCCGCTGATCGCCGAGGAGCAGTGGGACAGGGGCACCGTGACCTCCTTCGAGAACGGCGTGGTGGCCTCGAGCGCTGCGGGGACCTACGCCGTCCTGTCCCCCGAGGTGCTCGGCGCGTGGAAGGACCGGGGTTGGGAGACGGGTCTGCTCGGCTGGCCGACGGCTGAGCAGCAGGTGCGGGCGAACGGGGTGCGCCAGACGTTCACCGGCGGCACGGTCACCTACGACGACACCACCAGCACGACGATCGTGGACCTCCTCCACCGCTGA
- a CDS encoding shikimate dehydrogenase produces the protein MKAAVCGSPIQHSLSPALHRAAYAALGLDGWSYDLLEVDEERLPSVVGALDATWAGLSLTMPLKQAVVPLVDEVSDFARAVGSVNTVVVTPRLDRRNTPGRRGVRLRAENTDVIGLVTALAEAGADRVRRGVVLGGGATARSAVVALLQAGCPRPVVVVRSPDRAVELKGVAARLGGEVEVRDWSELPVALSADVVVSTVPIGGSDAMADAVLGAFRPVWWPLLLDVVYAPWPTPLAQRWGGTVVGGFEMLLHQAVAQVELMTGRAGPVEAMRAAGLAALRKRARA, from the coding sequence ATGAAGGCTGCCGTGTGCGGTTCCCCCATCCAGCACTCGCTGTCGCCGGCCCTGCACCGCGCCGCCTACGCGGCGCTCGGCCTGGACGGGTGGAGCTACGACCTCCTGGAGGTCGACGAGGAGCGCCTGCCCTCCGTCGTCGGCGCCCTCGACGCCACCTGGGCCGGGCTCAGCCTGACCATGCCCCTGAAGCAGGCCGTCGTGCCGCTGGTCGACGAGGTCAGCGATTTCGCCCGCGCCGTCGGCTCCGTGAACACCGTCGTCGTCACCCCCCGCCTGGACCGGCGCAACACCCCCGGCCGGCGGGGGGTCCGCCTGCGCGCCGAGAACACCGACGTCATCGGGCTGGTCACCGCGCTCGCCGAGGCCGGTGCGGACCGGGTCCGGCGTGGGGTCGTCCTGGGCGGGGGAGCGACCGCCCGCTCCGCCGTCGTCGCGCTCCTGCAGGCCGGCTGCCCCCGCCCCGTCGTCGTGGTCCGGTCCCCCGACCGGGCCGTGGAGCTCAAGGGCGTCGCCGCCCGCCTCGGCGGCGAGGTCGAGGTCCGCGACTGGTCCGAGCTGCCCGTCGCGCTGTCCGCCGACGTCGTCGTCTCCACCGTCCCCATCGGCGGATCCGACGCGATGGCCGACGCCGTGCTGGGCGCCTTCCGCCCCGTGTGGTGGCCGCTGCTGCTGGACGTCGTCTACGCCCCCTGGCCCACGCCCCTCGCCCAGCGCTGGGGCGGGACCGTCGTCGGCGGGTTCGAGATGCTGCTGCACCAGGCCGTCGCGCAGGTCGAGCTCATGACCGGGCGCGCGGGGCCGGTCGAGGCCATGCGCGCCGCGGGGTTGGCGGCGCTGCGCAAGCGGGCCCGCGCCTGA
- the mltG gene encoding endolytic transglycosylase MltG, protein MDLPDTRSAGARQRRRVRRRRALVALVAALAVVGGGTWAAWGTLGPVVARVTESDDWDGAGTGSVDVKVSAGDTGRAIARTLVEAGVVKTQSAFVSAAAAQPGAAGIQPGTYRLKERMSAAAAVALLLDPAAKVTSRLTVPEGLRAEQVFALIEQNTPITGEQVRAALADPAALGLPAAAGGNVEGYLFPATYDVDPDETAVELLGAMVAQTGKVLDSLGVAPEQVRDVVVKASIAQKEARSAEDMAKVTRVLENRLADGMNLQLDSTVSYAVGSSNVVTTTAEQRATDSPWNTYRNPGLPAGPISNPGEDALRAAVSPAEGPWLFFVTVDLATGETRFATTAAEHQANVLLFQRYLREHPEGQ, encoded by the coding sequence ATGGATCTACCCGACACCCGCTCGGCCGGCGCGCGGCAGCGACGTCGCGTGCGCCGCCGCCGCGCCCTCGTCGCGCTCGTCGCGGCCCTCGCCGTCGTCGGCGGCGGGACCTGGGCCGCCTGGGGCACCCTCGGCCCCGTCGTCGCCCGCGTCACCGAGAGCGACGACTGGGACGGCGCCGGCACCGGCAGCGTCGACGTCAAGGTCTCCGCCGGCGACACCGGCCGCGCCATCGCGCGCACCCTCGTCGAGGCCGGGGTGGTGAAGACGCAGAGCGCCTTCGTGTCCGCCGCGGCCGCCCAGCCCGGGGCGGCCGGCATCCAGCCGGGCACCTACCGGCTCAAGGAGCGCATGTCGGCCGCCGCCGCCGTCGCCCTCCTCCTCGACCCCGCCGCGAAGGTCACCAGCCGGCTCACCGTCCCCGAGGGGCTGCGGGCCGAGCAGGTCTTCGCCCTCATCGAGCAGAACACCCCCATCACCGGCGAGCAGGTCCGCGCGGCCCTCGCGGACCCGGCCGCGCTGGGGCTGCCCGCCGCCGCCGGCGGCAACGTCGAGGGCTACCTCTTCCCCGCCACCTACGACGTCGACCCCGACGAGACGGCCGTCGAGCTGCTCGGCGCGATGGTCGCCCAGACCGGCAAGGTCCTCGACAGCCTGGGCGTCGCCCCCGAGCAGGTCCGCGACGTCGTCGTGAAGGCGAGCATCGCGCAGAAGGAGGCCCGCTCCGCCGAGGACATGGCCAAGGTGACGCGCGTCCTGGAGAACCGCCTCGCCGACGGGATGAACCTGCAGCTGGACTCCACCGTCAGCTACGCCGTCGGCTCCTCCAACGTCGTCACGACCACCGCCGAGCAGCGCGCCACCGACTCGCCGTGGAACACCTACCGCAACCCCGGTCTGCCCGCCGGCCCCATCAGCAACCCCGGCGAGGACGCCCTGCGCGCCGCGGTGTCCCCCGCCGAGGGGCCCTGGCTGTTCTTCGTCACGGTCGACCTCGCCACGGGGGAGACCCGCTTCGCGACGACCGCGGCCGAGCACCAGGCCAACGTCCTGCTCTTCCAGCGGTACCTGCGGGAGCACCCCGAGGGGCAGTGA
- a CDS encoding prepilin-type N-terminal cleavage/methylation domain-containing protein, whose amino-acid sequence MLARIRKSIEDKDQGFTLIELLVVMIIIGILAAIAIPVFLSQRAKARETSAKSDVSVIGKELAAYYVDGTGALTAAGNQTSGWTLAGGTPSVTVASGKLSPGNKVLVSTITSPTTYCVIVKSGFAADGSGTSTDAAWRFNQDGIAKSETC is encoded by the coding sequence ATGCTCGCTCGCATCCGCAAGTCGATCGAGGACAAGGACCAGGGCTTCACCCTGATCGAGCTCCTCGTTGTCATGATCATCATCGGCATCCTCGCGGCCATCGCCATCCCGGTCTTCCTGTCGCAGCGCGCCAAGGCGCGCGAGACCTCGGCGAAGTCCGACGTCTCGGTCATCGGCAAGGAGCTCGCGGCCTACTACGTCGACGGGACCGGCGCCCTCACGGCTGCCGGCAACCAGACCAGCGGGTGGACGCTCGCCGGCGGCACGCCCTCCGTGACCGTGGCCAGCGGCAAGCTGAGCCCCGGCAACAAGGTGCTGGTCAGCACCATCACCAGCCCGACCACCTACTGCGTCATCGTCAAGAGCGGCTTCGCCGCTGACGGTTCCGGTACGTCCACGGACGCCGCGTGGCGCTTCAACCAGGACGGGATCGCCAAGAGCGAGACCTGCTGA
- a CDS encoding type IV pilus twitching motility protein PilT: protein MPSARPNITALLKQLETDQAVIAAPSPEPVGMRLEPLGEEAPRHSSAPVAPVLAAPVVAPVVARLAPEPAVQATETAALVTTGGDHDRGPTVRVNDVLIRALELGASDIHLTVGTHPSARVSGEVEPMDEFPRMTTNVLQEMIYAILTQKQRETFEANLELDFAYQVPGHSRFRVNVYRQRESTGAAFRQIPFEIKPLEDLGVPPVVGSFAGLQRGFVLVTGPTGSGKSTTLASVVDLANRTRRDHIMTVEDPIEFLHRHKSCIVNQREVGEDTKSFANALKSVLRQDPDIILVGEMRDLETISVALTAAETGHLVFGTLHTSSAASTIDRVIDVFPPHQQTQIRAQFAGAIQGIVCQTLCKRADGRGRVVATEVLVATPAIRNLIREGKTHQIGTAMQAGAQFGMHTLDQHLAELVKTRQITFEHGLEKCHAADEFRRLTGR from the coding sequence GTGCCGTCGGCACGTCCGAACATCACCGCTCTCCTCAAGCAGCTCGAGACCGACCAGGCCGTGATCGCCGCCCCGTCGCCCGAGCCCGTCGGGATGCGGCTGGAGCCGCTCGGGGAGGAGGCGCCGCGGCACTCCTCCGCGCCCGTGGCGCCGGTCCTGGCCGCCCCCGTGGTGGCGCCGGTCGTGGCCCGGCTGGCGCCTGAACCCGCCGTCCAGGCTACGGAGACGGCAGCGCTCGTCACCACCGGCGGCGACCACGACCGCGGCCCCACCGTCCGGGTCAATGATGTGCTGATCCGCGCGCTGGAGCTCGGGGCCTCCGACATCCACCTCACCGTGGGGACCCACCCCTCCGCCCGGGTCTCCGGCGAGGTCGAGCCCATGGACGAGTTCCCCCGGATGACCACCAACGTGCTGCAGGAGATGATCTACGCGATCCTCACGCAGAAGCAGCGCGAGACCTTCGAGGCCAACCTCGAGCTCGACTTCGCCTACCAGGTCCCCGGGCACTCGCGCTTCCGCGTCAACGTGTACCGCCAGCGCGAGTCGACCGGTGCGGCCTTCCGCCAGATCCCCTTCGAGATCAAACCCCTCGAGGACCTCGGCGTCCCGCCGGTCGTGGGGTCCTTCGCGGGTCTGCAGCGCGGGTTCGTCCTGGTCACCGGTCCCACCGGTTCGGGCAAGTCGACAACGCTCGCCTCGGTCGTCGACCTCGCGAACCGGACCCGCAGGGACCACATCATGACCGTGGAGGACCCCATCGAGTTCCTGCACCGGCACAAGAGCTGCATCGTCAACCAGCGCGAGGTCGGGGAGGACACCAAGTCCTTCGCCAACGCACTGAAGAGCGTGCTGCGCCAGGACCCCGACATCATCCTCGTCGGCGAGATGCGCGACCTCGAGACGATCTCGGTGGCGCTGACCGCCGCCGAGACCGGTCACCTCGTCTTCGGCACCCTGCACACCTCCAGCGCCGCCTCCACGATCGACCGCGTCATCGACGTCTTCCCGCCCCACCAGCAGACCCAGATCCGCGCCCAGTTCGCCGGCGCGATCCAGGGCATCGTCTGCCAGACCCTCTGCAAGCGCGCCGACGGCCGTGGTCGCGTCGTCGCCACCGAGGTCCTCGTCGCCACCCCCGCCATCCGCAACCTCATCCGCGAGGGCAAGACCCACCAGATCGGCACCGCCATGCAGGCCGGCGCCCAGTTCGGGATGCACACCCTCGACCAGCACCTGGCCGAGCTCGTCAAGACCCGCCAGATCACGTTCGAACACGGCCTGGAGAAGTGCCACGCCGCCGACGAGTTCCGCCGCCTCACCGGGCGCTGA
- the ruvX gene encoding Holliday junction resolvase RuvX — MRPGVRLAVDVGSVRVGLAACDPAGVIASPVRTLVRDPGHDADVAEIAAEARARGAVEIVLGLPLSLDGSEGPAALRALDYADKIVRSVPEVPVRLVDERLSTVGAHRALHAAGLKEKQFRAVVDQAAAVVLLQATLDAERTGHAPGRVVAGPKGRRKARHRGQGGTGTEQQADAGGRARPHATEGKG, encoded by the coding sequence GTGAGACCGGGGGTCCGACTCGCCGTCGACGTCGGCAGCGTCCGCGTGGGGCTCGCCGCGTGCGACCCTGCGGGGGTGATCGCCTCGCCGGTGCGGACCCTCGTCCGCGACCCCGGGCACGACGCCGACGTCGCCGAGATCGCCGCGGAGGCGCGGGCGCGGGGCGCGGTGGAGATCGTCCTGGGCCTGCCGCTGTCCCTGGACGGTTCCGAGGGGCCGGCGGCCTTGCGCGCGCTCGACTACGCCGACAAGATCGTCCGCAGCGTCCCGGAGGTGCCCGTCCGACTCGTCGACGAGCGGCTGAGCACCGTCGGCGCGCACCGGGCGCTGCACGCCGCGGGTCTGAAGGAGAAGCAGTTCCGCGCCGTGGTCGACCAGGCCGCCGCGGTCGTGCTGCTCCAGGCGACCCTGGACGCGGAGCGCACCGGCCACGCCCCCGGACGGGTGGTGGCCGGGCCGAAGGGCCGACGCAAGGCCCGTCACCGCGGGCAGGGTGGGACCGGCACGGAACAGCAGGCGGACGCGGGAGGGCGGGCACGTCCCCACGCCACGGAGGGCAAGGGCTGA
- a CDS encoding type II secretion system F family protein, with protein MATAIKAPARSGHTTFEYSARDRSGKLVKGVLEASDSSAVLGRLKSQGLAPVSVEASKAGKGMQMEIALPGSNRVGLKDLALMSRQFATMVSSGLSLIRALSILAEQAESKKLAATLGEVRAEVETGASLSTTLAKHDRIFPPLMINMIRAGEVGGFLDQVLVQIADNFESEVKLKAKVKSAMTYPVVVFIIAILAVVGMLLFIVPVFTQMFSDLGGKLPLPTQILVYLSTAMKWGAPFGVVALVVGSIVWNRVRNKDEVRNIVDPVKLKMPIFGSLTQKIALSRFTRNLGTMLRSGVPILQSLEIVGNAAGNVVIRRAAIDVMESVRSGRSLAGPLAEHKVFPAMVVQMMSVGEDTGALDSMLHKISDFYDQEVEATTDALTSLIEPLMIAVLGGIIGSMIIALYMPIFGVFNLIS; from the coding sequence ATGGCAACCGCTATCAAGGCGCCGGCACGTTCGGGGCACACGACCTTCGAGTACTCCGCCCGCGACAGGTCGGGCAAGCTCGTCAAGGGCGTCCTCGAGGCCAGCGACAGCAGTGCGGTCCTGGGCCGCCTCAAGAGCCAAGGCCTCGCCCCGGTCTCGGTGGAGGCGTCCAAGGCGGGCAAGGGCATGCAGATGGAGATCGCGCTACCCGGGTCCAACAGGGTCGGGCTGAAGGATCTCGCACTGATGTCGCGTCAGTTCGCGACGATGGTCTCCTCCGGGCTCTCGCTCATCAGGGCGCTCTCGATCCTGGCCGAGCAGGCGGAGAGCAAGAAGCTCGCGGCCACCCTCGGAGAGGTACGTGCCGAGGTCGAGACGGGTGCTTCCCTCTCCACGACCTTGGCGAAGCACGACCGCATCTTCCCCCCGTTGATGATCAACATGATCCGGGCCGGCGAGGTGGGCGGTTTCCTGGACCAGGTGCTGGTCCAGATCGCCGACAACTTCGAGTCGGAGGTGAAGCTCAAAGCCAAGGTGAAGTCGGCGATGACCTACCCGGTGGTCGTCTTCATCATCGCCATCCTCGCCGTCGTCGGGATGCTCCTGTTCATCGTCCCGGTCTTCACCCAGATGTTCTCCGACCTCGGCGGCAAGCTGCCGCTACCGACGCAGATCCTCGTCTACCTCTCCACCGCCATGAAGTGGGGCGCGCCTTTCGGTGTCGTCGCCCTCGTCGTCGGGTCGATCGTCTGGAACCGTGTCAGGAACAAGGACGAGGTCCGCAACATTGTCGACCCCGTCAAGCTGAAGATGCCAATTTTCGGCTCGTTGACGCAGAAGATCGCCCTGAGCAGGTTCACTCGGAACCTCGGGACCATGCTGCGTTCTGGTGTTCCCATCCTGCAGAGCCTGGAGATCGTCGGCAACGCGGCGGGCAACGTGGTCATCAGGCGAGCAGCCATCGACGTCATGGAGAGCGTCCGCTCGGGGCGATCCCTCGCTGGACCGCTGGCCGAGCACAAGGTGTTCCCGGCGATGGTCGTGCAGATGATGAGCGTCGGGGAGGACACCGGTGCCCTCGACTCCATGCTGCATAAGATCTCCGACTTCTACGACCAGGAGGTCGAGGCCACCACGGACGCCCTCACCAGCCTGATCGAGCCGCTGATGATCGCCGTCCTCGGCGGCATCATCGGCTCCATGATCATTGCGCTGTACATGCCGATCTTCGGTGTTTTCAACCTCATCAGCTGA
- a CDS encoding prepilin-type N-terminal cleavage/methylation domain-containing protein, whose protein sequence is MSKDQHGDHGFTLVELLVVMVVIGILAAIAVPIFTSQRAAARDTAVKQDVTAFGKEVAAYFVDGTGVLGVPDATSRPGYLVLTDDARPSYVITVRLSAGTRLAAPPVVLDATHWCVALTNDAGRQKTYNYATSGGSSGLGSGPC, encoded by the coding sequence GTGAGCAAGGACCAGCACGGAGATCACGGGTTCACCCTCGTCGAGCTCCTCGTCGTCATGGTCGTCATCGGGATCCTCGCGGCGATCGCCGTGCCCATCTTCACGTCACAGCGCGCAGCTGCGCGCGACACGGCGGTCAAGCAGGACGTCACCGCCTTCGGCAAAGAAGTCGCGGCCTACTTCGTGGACGGCACCGGGGTTCTGGGCGTCCCCGACGCGACCTCCCGGCCGGGGTACCTGGTGCTGACCGACGACGCCAGGCCGAGCTACGTCATCACCGTCAGGTTGAGTGCGGGGACGCGGCTGGCGGCGCCCCCCGTCGTCCTCGACGCGACGCACTGGTGCGTGGCCCTCACCAATGACGCGGGACGGCAGAAGACCTACAACTACGCCACCAGCGGCGGCTCCTCGGGACTCGGGTCGGGTCCGTGCTGA